One part of the Microlunatus elymi genome encodes these proteins:
- a CDS encoding ABC transporter substrate-binding protein has translation MTIDHALGQTTIAAAPKRVVTVGYTDHELFLALGLRPVGVRPWFGEKIDHTWPWVRDAWNGSTPTYVGGSELNFEHIASLRPDVIAGLYAEITDDEYAKLSAIAPTVARDAASAPYTTDRAAMFRTAGRVLGKTDAADRSLAEIDARFAEIRKEHPEFTGKTAAVVDPSQKSFYTFSSTDPRGRFLADLGFAAPTQLDKIIGDKFGAEISAERADLLELDRLLLLADAESRSWLDRNKIFQNLDVVLERRALEIPYYERPYAGAAMAYNTVLSVPYAVSRLVPKLAAVRS, from the coding sequence GTGACGATCGACCATGCGCTGGGGCAGACGACGATCGCGGCCGCGCCGAAGCGGGTGGTCACGGTCGGCTACACCGACCACGAGTTGTTCCTGGCGCTCGGGCTCCGGCCGGTCGGCGTCCGGCCCTGGTTCGGGGAGAAGATCGACCACACCTGGCCGTGGGTACGCGATGCCTGGAACGGTTCCACGCCGACCTACGTCGGCGGGTCCGAGCTCAACTTCGAACACATCGCGAGTCTGCGACCGGACGTGATCGCCGGCCTCTATGCGGAGATCACGGACGACGAGTACGCAAAGCTCAGCGCGATCGCGCCGACGGTGGCGCGGGACGCGGCCAGTGCTCCGTACACAACCGATCGTGCGGCGATGTTCAGGACGGCCGGACGCGTCCTGGGCAAGACCGACGCGGCCGATCGCAGTCTTGCCGAGATCGACGCTCGATTCGCCGAAATCCGCAAGGAACATCCCGAGTTCACCGGAAAGACCGCAGCGGTCGTCGACCCCAGCCAGAAGAGCTTCTACACCTTCTCCAGTACGGATCCGCGCGGACGCTTCCTGGCCGACCTCGGTTTCGCCGCACCGACCCAGCTGGACAAGATCATCGGCGACAAGTTCGGCGCCGAGATCTCGGCGGAACGGGCCGATCTGCTCGAACTTGATCGACTTCTGCTGCTGGCCGACGCCGAGAGCCGCAGCTGGCTCGATCGGAACAAGATCTTCCAGAACCTGGACGTTGTCCTCGAACGCCGCGCCCTGGAAATCCCTTACTACGAACGCCCCTACGCGGGTGCCGCGATGGCCTACAACACCGTGCTCAGCGTCCCGTACGCGGTGAGCCGGCTGGTCCCGAAGCTGGCCGCCGTACGAAGTTGA
- a CDS encoding diacylglycerol kinase family protein — translation MARKPPTAAAIIVVGGLAVAFAGWTVLTLNTDLVSSWDDAVARAPVSMASAAGQIAATLAMVSAPIVIYLALLVVAIWAYRTRLRNLSAALLLMVLFGYGGSWLIRTLIARPRPADAVDLITTNGYAYPSGHLTAATVGGVAVAAVLVITRRRRAALVQWIVIGSMIVILIGVDRWLLAAHRLSDLIGGLLYGAAAAALSLLLAGAEVLPATPVPRPRARRAAHTPPPATGQSPTARKQCAVVYNPARVVDWVGFRRTVDYELRTHGWAEAMWLETRVDDPGREMTRRAIDSGADLVIAAGGDGTVRVVAAEIEGTGIPLGVIPAGTGNLLAKNLGIPLDSRAAIDVALTGKDRPIDIVQVTIDDDRVDHFAVMAGIGIDAVILQDTNPDLKRAVGSAAYFVSAARNANHPALHATITVDDREPIRRRAHVLVLGNVGFLQANIPLIPDAKPDDGLLDLLIASPRRPTDWVKLITHVLTRRDRDLKELDRITGSKIKIDVVEGDHFELDGDPAGECHSMLAEVLPGALVIRTPK, via the coding sequence GGCAGATCGCCGCCACGCTGGCCATGGTGTCGGCGCCGATCGTGATCTATCTGGCGTTGCTGGTGGTCGCGATCTGGGCCTACCGGACCCGGCTGCGCAATCTTTCCGCGGCCCTGCTGTTGATGGTGTTGTTCGGCTACGGCGGCAGTTGGCTGATCCGGACCTTGATCGCTCGCCCGCGGCCGGCCGACGCGGTCGACCTGATCACCACCAACGGATATGCCTACCCGAGCGGTCATCTGACCGCGGCCACGGTCGGCGGCGTCGCCGTCGCCGCGGTGCTGGTCATCACCCGCCGGCGCCGCGCGGCTCTGGTGCAGTGGATCGTCATCGGCTCGATGATCGTGATCTTGATCGGCGTCGACCGTTGGCTGCTGGCCGCGCACCGGCTGTCCGATCTGATCGGCGGACTGTTGTACGGAGCTGCTGCCGCGGCACTGTCGCTGCTGCTCGCCGGTGCCGAGGTGCTGCCGGCAACACCGGTACCGCGGCCCCGGGCCCGCCGGGCTGCGCACACTCCGCCACCGGCGACCGGGCAGTCGCCGACAGCGAGGAAGCAATGCGCGGTGGTCTACAACCCGGCCAGGGTGGTCGACTGGGTCGGCTTCCGGCGTACCGTCGACTACGAATTGCGGACCCACGGCTGGGCCGAGGCGATGTGGCTGGAGACCCGGGTCGACGACCCCGGCCGGGAGATGACGCGACGGGCCATCGACAGCGGTGCCGATCTGGTCATCGCGGCCGGCGGCGACGGCACCGTTCGGGTGGTCGCGGCCGAGATCGAGGGCACCGGCATCCCGCTCGGTGTGATCCCGGCCGGCACCGGAAACCTGCTGGCCAAGAATCTCGGCATCCCGTTGGACAGTCGGGCTGCGATCGACGTCGCGTTGACCGGCAAGGATCGGCCGATCGATATCGTCCAGGTGACCATCGACGACGACCGCGTTGATCATTTCGCGGTGATGGCAGGCATCGGCATCGACGCGGTGATCCTGCAGGACACCAACCCGGATCTCAAGCGGGCGGTCGGTTCGGCCGCCTACTTCGTGTCGGCCGCTCGCAACGCCAACCATCCCGCGTTGCACGCCACCATCACCGTCGACGATCGGGAACCGATCCGCCGGCGCGCCCACGTGCTGGTGCTCGGCAACGTCGGATTCCTGCAGGCCAACATCCCCCTGATCCCCGATGCCAAGCCCGACGACGGGCTGCTCGATCTGCTGATCGCTTCACCCCGCCGGCCCACCGACTGGGTGAAGTTGATCACTCACGTCCTGACGCGGCGGGACCGTGATCTCAAGGAGTTGGACCGGATCACCGGCAGCAAGATCAAGATCGACGTGGTCGAAGGTGATCATTTCGAACTCGACGGCGATCCGGCCGGCGAGTGCCACTCGATGCTCGCCGAGGTCCTCCCCGGCGCACTGGTGATTCGTACGCCGAAATGA